In Mastigocladopsis repens PCC 10914, a single window of DNA contains:
- a CDS encoding ATP-binding protein, with the protein MVQEKINDAIRINARKNDAFDVFNFKHYIGSNAYLETGALVFDFALTGFTRPLPIEDYIAIISDRYPHLRDETYDSHAHLFARTVSEVGKLDMGLHLDRWSVKPYQNSATCAVQSLHERTNRGVLYLVWDWFEAITQDEDIAFEEQLSILQSRFRQSVYGGPTVYALLRTAYKKGIPTFYLWDEGLTQYGFGKKQVRGIATTFDCDSHVDSDFTTRKDDCKAFLRTLGFPVPKGDIVALEREAFVVARDIGYPVAVKPVAGHKGIGVTAEVRDEDELESAFGRALEAIPENEPTRVIVEKSIAGSDFRLLCVNGRFVAATERRPAWVVGDGYSTIKELIRDENRKPGRLDTPTSPMTKIQCDEAMEQYLEQQGLSLDSVIEKERKVYLRKVANLSAGGVSIDATRTVHPDNIILAQDIAQHFRLVCLGIDVIARSLNESWKSGDFSILEINAAPGILMHLNPAIGESVDVPSHILETFYKSGTDARIPIITFNHISVHELQETIDHILLQHPDWTIGAVCGDAIFINRSEKILSNDYKTNVLSLLRNPKLDLLLTEYEEDVLEKEGMFYYGSNMVVLDNPSETEMMLARDVFDNSTVVIRNGDHISIRRQGLIEEYTLGADEPFTRVYLKEIGTVL; encoded by the coding sequence ATGGTGCAAGAAAAAATTAATGATGCAATCCGCATCAATGCAAGAAAAAATGATGCATTCGACGTCTTCAACTTTAAGCATTACATTGGATCGAATGCTTACTTGGAGACAGGGGCGTTAGTATTTGATTTTGCTTTAACTGGGTTTACTAGACCTCTGCCTATTGAGGATTACATCGCCATCATTAGCGATCGCTACCCACACCTGCGCGATGAAACATACGATTCCCATGCTCATCTGTTTGCTCGCACTGTGTCAGAAGTGGGAAAACTAGATATGGGTTTGCACCTCGACCGTTGGAGTGTCAAGCCCTATCAAAATTCTGCGACGTGTGCTGTGCAATCACTTCATGAACGTACGAATCGAGGTGTACTTTACTTGGTTTGGGATTGGTTTGAAGCCATAACTCAAGACGAAGACATTGCCTTTGAGGAGCAGCTTTCGATCCTTCAAAGTAGATTTCGGCAATCTGTCTACGGTGGTCCTACAGTTTATGCTTTATTGCGTACAGCATACAAAAAAGGTATTCCCACCTTCTATTTGTGGGACGAAGGACTAACGCAGTATGGGTTTGGAAAAAAACAAGTTCGTGGCATAGCAACCACATTTGACTGTGATAGCCATGTAGATTCGGACTTTACCACCCGCAAGGATGACTGTAAGGCATTTTTAAGAACCTTAGGCTTCCCAGTGCCTAAAGGTGATATTGTCGCTCTAGAAAGGGAAGCCTTCGTAGTAGCAAGAGATATTGGCTACCCAGTCGCAGTCAAGCCTGTCGCGGGTCACAAAGGAATTGGAGTGACTGCTGAAGTGCGAGACGAGGATGAATTGGAATCTGCTTTCGGAAGAGCACTTGAGGCAATTCCAGAAAACGAGCCAACGCGAGTCATTGTAGAGAAAAGCATCGCTGGGTCAGATTTTCGCTTGCTGTGTGTCAATGGCAGATTTGTTGCTGCTACCGAACGTCGTCCTGCATGGGTTGTGGGTGATGGTTACTCAACCATTAAAGAGTTAATCCGAGACGAAAACCGAAAACCTGGACGTTTGGATACACCGACCTCGCCTATGACCAAAATTCAGTGTGACGAGGCGATGGAACAGTATCTTGAACAACAGGGTTTGTCATTAGATAGCGTTATTGAGAAAGAGCGTAAGGTTTATCTTCGCAAAGTTGCTAACCTCTCAGCTGGAGGTGTGAGTATTGATGCAACCCGCACTGTTCACCCCGACAATATTATCTTGGCGCAAGATATTGCCCAACACTTCCGCCTCGTTTGCTTAGGGATCGATGTCATTGCTCGAAGTCTTAACGAATCTTGGAAGTCTGGCGACTTTTCCATTTTGGAAATCAACGCTGCACCAGGAATTTTGATGCATCTTAACCCTGCAATAGGTGAAAGCGTTGATGTCCCCTCACATATTTTAGAAACCTTTTATAAATCGGGTACAGACGCCAGGATACCAATAATCACCTTCAACCACATATCAGTTCACGAACTTCAAGAAACAATTGACCATATTCTTTTACAACACCCCGACTGGACAATAGGCGCTGTGTGTGGTGATGCTATTTTCATCAATCGATCAGAAAAAATCTTGAGTAACGATTACAAAACCAACGTCCTCTCTTTGTTGCGTAATCCCAAACTTGACCTGCTGCTTACTGAATACGAAGAAGATGTCCTGGAAAAGGAGGGAATGTTTTATTACGGGAGTAACATGGTCGTTTTAGATAATCCCTCAGAAACCGAGATGATGCTGGCGCGGGACGTTTTTGATAACTCAACTGTTGTTATTAGAAATGGAGACCATATTTCCATTAGACGCCAAGGTTTGATTGAAGAGTACACTCTTGGAGCAGATGAACCATTTACACGGGTTTATTTGAAAGAAATCGGAACAGTTTTGTGA
- a CDS encoding response regulator: MIAKRILIIDDEEDIREVAQLTLEAVGGWQVFTAESGFEGLQLAEAEKPDAILLDVMMPDMDGITTFGRLQANPATQNIPVILLTAKVQSTDQRRFAELGVTGMIAKPFDPMTLTDQLTKALGWY, encoded by the coding sequence GTGATAGCCAAACGCATTCTCATAATTGATGATGAAGAAGATATCCGAGAAGTCGCTCAACTGACCTTAGAAGCCGTAGGCGGTTGGCAAGTCTTTACTGCTGAATCAGGTTTTGAGGGGTTGCAGTTAGCTGAAGCTGAAAAACCAGACGCTATCCTCCTAGACGTAATGATGCCGGATATGGATGGTATTACTACTTTTGGGCGACTGCAAGCAAACCCTGCTACCCAAAATATCCCCGTAATTTTACTGACTGCTAAAGTACAGTCTACTGATCAGCGCCGATTTGCTGAACTTGGCGTGACGGGGATGATTGCAAAACCCTTCGACCCTATGACTTTAACTGACCAGCTGACAAAAGCTTTGGGTTGGTATTAG
- a CDS encoding Mo-dependent nitrogenase C-terminal domain-containing protein, with protein MELKNLLNFGINPLHLLRQWLESLEIRNYKVAQLLCKIIPSQCPFERKIKLFNRTILDIPPLCKLNPFYEQLVMLRFKSLAYLADECGEDVTVYC; from the coding sequence ATGGAACTCAAAAATTTGCTAAATTTCGGAATAAATCCTTTGCACTTACTACGCCAATGGCTTGAATCTTTGGAAATTCGTAACTACAAAGTGGCTCAACTATTATGCAAAATTATTCCATCTCAATGTCCCTTTGAACGGAAGATTAAACTTTTTAATCGAACCATTTTGGACATTCCTCCATTGTGTAAACTGAATCCTTTCTACGAACAATTAGTTATGCTTCGCTTCAAGTCTTTAGCCTATCTTGCAGATGAATGTGGTGAGGATGTTACAGTTTATTGTTGA
- a CDS encoding cyanophycinase, translated as MVASEIKRQLVIIGGAEDKEGDCQILREFVRRAGSTKAKIVIMTAATELPREVGENYIRVFERLGAEDVRIIDTETREDASSSTALDALNKATGIFFTGGDQARITSILKDTDIDAAIHKRCSEGIVIGGTSAGAAVMPDIMIVEGDSETNPRMEIVDMGPGMAFLPGVVIDQHFSQRGRLGRLIAALAQQPVVLGFGIDENTAMIVTDSQFEVVGQGCVTVVDDSEVIHSNVDDILKDEPLAVCGARLHILPNGYKFDLKTRKPILDNRTVTIAPAPAA; from the coding sequence ATGGTAGCGAGTGAAATCAAAAGGCAGCTGGTAATTATTGGGGGAGCGGAAGACAAGGAAGGGGATTGCCAAATTCTTCGTGAGTTCGTTCGACGCGCCGGAAGTACCAAAGCTAAGATTGTCATTATGACAGCCGCAACGGAGCTGCCTCGGGAAGTAGGAGAGAATTATATTAGAGTCTTTGAACGGCTAGGAGCCGAGGATGTTCGTATAATTGATACCGAAACCCGTGAAGATGCGTCTTCATCTACTGCGTTAGACGCGCTTAATAAAGCAACTGGTATATTTTTTACTGGAGGAGACCAAGCCCGCATAACTAGTATATTGAAGGATACTGATATTGATGCTGCTATCCACAAACGCTGCTCAGAAGGCATAGTTATAGGAGGCACAAGCGCTGGAGCCGCTGTGATGCCCGACATAATGATTGTAGAAGGCGACTCAGAGACAAACCCTCGGATGGAAATTGTGGACATGGGTCCTGGTATGGCTTTCCTCCCTGGGGTGGTTATTGATCAGCATTTCTCGCAACGCGGACGCTTGGGACGCTTAATTGCAGCTTTGGCGCAGCAGCCTGTTGTTTTAGGATTTGGGATTGACGAGAACACGGCGATGATAGTAACCGATAGCCAGTTTGAAGTGGTTGGTCAAGGTTGTGTTACTGTTGTTGATGATTCAGAAGTTATTCACAGTAATGTTGATGACATCCTCAAGGATGAGCCTTTGGCAGTTTGCGGAGCAAGGCTTCATATTTTGCCAAATGGTTATAAGTTTGACCTGAAAACCCGTAAACCTATCCTAGATAATCGCACTGTGACAATTGCTCCTGCGCCAGCTGCTTAA
- a CDS encoding alpha-amylase family glycosyl hydrolase: protein MFEPEKLKEVLDPRRQGYERTINVINYLATHDRERVFRELGDRGIFDENAFKRAKLGAVLLMTAMGTPMLWMGEEFGEHKRKSETVTQPKKIAWSLLERDLNRDLFEYYKKFIALRQQNPALQSDNIDFFHENRDTKVLAYVRWNEEGSRVVVVVNFSEQNLSGYGIPHFPCAGRWHEWTGNYDVEVEEDSIVIDIEPNHAKVFVWQ, encoded by the coding sequence ATGTTTGAACCTGAAAAGCTTAAGGAGGTTTTAGACCCAAGGCGACAGGGTTATGAGAGGACTATCAACGTCATAAATTACTTGGCAACTCACGATCGCGAACGTGTTTTCCGAGAACTAGGCGATCGCGGTATCTTTGACGAAAATGCATTCAAACGAGCTAAGTTAGGAGCAGTGCTTTTAATGACAGCAATGGGTACACCTATGCTGTGGATGGGAGAAGAATTTGGGGAACACAAACGTAAAAGTGAAACTGTAACTCAGCCGAAGAAGATTGCATGGTCTTTGTTGGAGAGAGACCTGAATCGTGATTTATTTGAGTACTATAAAAAATTTATTGCCCTTCGCCAACAAAATCCTGCTTTGCAAAGTGATAATATCGACTTTTTCCACGAGAATAGAGACACAAAAGTGCTAGCGTATGTTCGCTGGAATGAAGAAGGTTCTCGTGTTGTCGTTGTGGTAAATTTCTCAGAGCAAAATCTTAGTGGATATGGCATTCCTCACTTTCCCTGTGCTGGCAGGTGGCATGAGTGGACAGGAAATTATGATGTCGAAGTTGAGGAAGATAGCATTGTGATTGATATAGAACCAAACCACGCTAAAGTATTTGTTTGGCAGTAG
- a CDS encoding alpha-amylase family glycosyl hydrolase, giving the protein MAKPIEFNLFAPYNEAAAVIGSFSDWEPISMEKGDDGYFRTTVELEDGEYQYKFRVQSKSWFFEPDQWVDVTDPYATDIDELSGKDNGIVRVKDGERIVDTYVWQHDDKPLPADHELVIYELHVADFSGGEDDPYARGKYKHVVEKLDYLCELGVNAIELMPLKEYPGDYSWGYNPRHFLATESSYGSTQELKKLVDECHARGIRVIIDGIYNHSEASSPLTQIDHDYWYHHSPRDPDNNWGPEFNYEKYDENLDTYPARRFIGDTVRFWISEYHVDGIRYDAARQIANYDFMHWIVQEAKKTASMKPFYNVAEHIPETTSITNVDGPMDGCWHDSFRHVITVHICGDTFDLEQLKDVIDCKRQGFIGATNVVNYLTNHDHDRLMVELGNRNIFDEEAFKRLKLGVAILMTAVGVPLIWMGQEFGEYKPKTQESSKIEWALLGNDLNRGLFEYYKGLIELRKDNHALYTENIDFIHENPEAKVFAYSRWNEEGSRVVVVANFSENFLAGYHVPNFPNGGTWHEWTANYDVEAGDDGIMTDLGPYEAKVFVWH; this is encoded by the coding sequence ATGGCAAAGCCAATTGAATTTAATTTATTCGCACCCTACAACGAAGCCGCTGCTGTCATTGGTTCTTTTTCCGACTGGGAACCAATCTCAATGGAAAAAGGTGATGATGGTTATTTTCGCACAACTGTTGAATTAGAAGACGGCGAGTATCAATATAAATTCCGCGTTCAATCAAAATCTTGGTTCTTTGAACCAGATCAATGGGTTGATGTTACAGATCCCTACGCCACTGATATTGATGAATTGAGTGGAAAAGATAATGGTATAGTACGGGTCAAAGATGGAGAGCGTATTGTCGATACCTACGTTTGGCAACACGACGATAAACCCTTACCCGCAGACCACGAATTAGTTATTTATGAATTGCACGTTGCAGACTTTTCTGGTGGTGAAGATGACCCTTATGCACGCGGAAAGTATAAGCACGTAGTTGAAAAATTAGATTACCTTTGTGAATTGGGAGTCAACGCCATTGAGTTGATGCCACTCAAAGAATACCCAGGTGATTATAGTTGGGGTTACAATCCACGTCACTTCTTAGCCACAGAATCAAGTTATGGATCTACACAGGAGTTGAAAAAACTAGTTGATGAGTGCCACGCCAGAGGTATTCGCGTTATCATTGACGGTATTTATAACCATTCAGAAGCATCAAGTCCGTTAACACAAATTGACCACGATTACTGGTATCATCACTCTCCCCGCGACCCTGATAATAACTGGGGACCTGAGTTTAATTATGAAAAATACGATGAAAATTTAGATACCTATCCTGCTCGTAGATTTATTGGTGATACGGTACGTTTTTGGATTAGTGAATATCATGTTGACGGTATTCGTTACGATGCGGCGCGGCAAATTGCTAACTATGACTTCATGCACTGGATTGTGCAAGAAGCCAAAAAAACTGCTAGCATGAAGCCTTTTTACAACGTAGCCGAACATATTCCTGAAACGACCAGTATCACCAATGTCGATGGACCGATGGATGGGTGCTGGCACGATAGTTTCCGTCATGTGATTACTGTACACATTTGCGGTGACACTTTTGATTTAGAGCAACTTAAAGATGTCATCGACTGCAAGCGCCAAGGCTTCATAGGTGCCACAAATGTTGTGAATTACCTCACAAACCATGACCATGATCGCCTAATGGTGGAACTGGGGAACCGCAATATTTTTGACGAAGAAGCTTTTAAGCGGCTTAAGTTGGGAGTCGCTATTCTCATGACAGCCGTTGGTGTACCTTTGATTTGGATGGGTCAAGAGTTTGGCGAGTACAAACCCAAAACCCAAGAGTCATCCAAAATTGAATGGGCATTGCTAGGCAATGACCTAAATCGCGGCTTGTTTGAATACTACAAGGGCTTAATTGAGCTGCGTAAAGACAATCATGCTCTCTACACGGAAAACATTGACTTCATCCACGAAAATCCAGAGGCAAAAGTGTTCGCTTACAGCCGTTGGAATGAAGAAGGTTCTCGTGTTGTGGTTGTGGCGAATTTCTCAGAAAATTTCCTTGCTGGCTATCACGTTCCTAATTTCCCTAATGGTGGAACATGGCACGAGTGGACTGCCAATTATGATGTGGAAGCTGGCGATGATGGAATTATGACTGATTTAGGACCGTACGAAGCCAAAGTGTTTGTTTGGCATTAG